The genomic window ATTGACAGTAAAATTCACATCATTTCCTGGCTGCCCCTGATGTGTATGATTTCGCAAGAGAACAGAGCCACTTAATCTTTTATAAGGTTAAACACTGACAGCCCTTCATACGACGCTGTGCCTCCTGAATCGAGACATCCTGGCATTCCCATCATAACCTGGGTCTCTGGTTCAAAGCAGGGAGCCATACATATTCTCCTGATCCAGCTGAGAGCTAGGAGACAGGCATATCAGGCGCACATAACCAATTTAGATAGCTTTCATCTCAAGCCTCTGAGCTAACTCACAGTGCAAGCTACTGTCAAGTACATTCTAGGTTAACGTGAAAAAAACTGAGTTAAAAAATGCCAGAAATTAGGAAAGCTGCAGTGGGAAATGGCAACGGGGGCCAGTCGAAAAATCTATACACACTGCTGAATGAAAATTTTGCCTATATGACCAATACACGTTAAATGCTATTTACAAAACCCATAATTGATAAAATTATCATCCCAGCACAGAAAATAGAAACCTGTGACTAACATTACGCTGCTCTGTGTAATTACCAGCTGCAAACTTTGGTGGGGTTCCTCCCCTTTAAATACAGAGATGGTGTCTGCAAGTCACTGTGATGCCTTCTAGTTTTGGTATCAACCAAGTCGTATGCTAAACCAAAAACACTGCATGGaggacaaaaatatatattgaaaCCAGCataaatctgtgtgtgcgtgtgagtgtgtgttttacttCACACTGCAGGATGATTCATCCAGCATTGCAGCAAGTCTTACACTGCATTGAGCTCTGCCACTGACTAAAATGTTCATGATTTCGTTGCTGCATAAGACGGAGATAAATTATAAGACATGTGGTCTCCAGTAGAAGAGACCCACAGTGCTGCTCGCGTTTGTTCACAGTCACCTGCTGCCATCTAGTGTCTAGAAGTGAAAATGATATGTATTAATGAGCGACCATTATCACTGCTGTCGCCTGGATCATCTCTGTAACTACATGCTACTTCAGTTGTCATTGCAGATTATGGTTAAGCATAGGGTATGGTTAAAGTTGCATTGCAGTGCGTGATAACTGGTGACCTCAGTGAGAGAATTTAGATAAATTTGATGTGCTCAGGAAAACCTTTGATGCAAAGTAAAATGATAttatgctctctctctctctctctctctctctctctctcacacacacacacacacacacacacacacacatatacacacctcGCAGCTGAACTCCATGTCTGACTCCATCGTGCAGATCCTGACGTTGAAGTTTCTGGCTTGTTTTCTCATCAATGAGTTAAATCCCATTTTCGCTGCTAAGGCACTTGCCATGGCGAACAGCTGATGAACTCACTATTCACTTACTGAAAGTCGTTAATTCCTACAAACGGAGCGCACTGTCAGGGCATTGTGTTTATCATACTCTGTAGCGTAGGCAGCAGATGAGTCAGTTAGCATTCATTTGCTTAGTTATCAGGAGATAAGCACAGATGTGCATGTGACTGGCCAGCTTTACGAAAGCTCGTTCAAGTTGCATTAAAGTTTACATACAGCTTccagtgacatttttttaatttataaatgtCGCATACACATTATTTGCGATACTGTAGTGTCACGTTGGcgacaaaacaaaaagtttacATTAAGCTCGGGCTGGTAAACACAGTGTAGCTGATGTCCCAGACttgttgctaacgttagctaggttTAACAGAaactgttagctaactaacattaACGTTAAATGTCCAATATAAGCACTTATCTTGCGCTAAAGTTGTACAACTATATACCGTAAATTTCGTTAATGTTTTCATCTACGCGTACGAGAAATTATTTATCCAATAAATCCCCTCTGGATAGTTCAAAACACTTCGGTTGCTGTATGTAAACTGTGCTGGTAACGAAGCGCTAGCTACCTGCTGCTAACCATTTGTTCGCGAGCTCATCCAAGATGCGATGCTGCGTTCAAGGGCCGTCTAGAATGTTGTAATAACAATGTAGCACACATTTATGACAATATCATAACAACTCAAAGGAGCTCCTTTAGGTCAGAGAGTGTGCAATTTTTGTGTAACATTTAAATATTGAGGGGCTTTACGGCATTATTATATCACTGTGTTATACCATAAAGCTGTCACAGAAttaattttcaaattattttattggtttttaaatcactgaatgATCTTGCCCCATTTTATTTGGGGTATTGTCTGGGGTACTAAACTTGTTTCTTtatcacaaatgttttgttacattttatgCATGGattgtgttttataaatagagataaagattattattattattattattattatacaatatactgtatgtagtaaCAAATTATTTGCTTACAtttgctctcctcctctttctctttctgacCCCAACCCTAGAccaatattatattatattatattatattatattatattatattatattattcattaataaaactaaaaaaaaagctgagtcAGAGCAAACCATGTTCTaggtgaaaataataattttagagctgaaatgattagtcagTGAATTGATTAGTAAATCAACATAAACCAGAATCAGagtcagaaatactttattgatccctgggGGGCAATTATGACTCGTTACAGTTGCTCCAATGTAATGAATAAAGAATTATAAGAATGATAATAAGAGTATGAGGTAAagttatgtaaatataaagcaataaaatacataaaatagaaatgaaatgtgGATTATGCTACAATGTTTAACACTAGACATAAAAAGAGTGAAATATCAAAACTAAAATATGGGAGTGTGAGaatataattacaatatacACATCAGTAGAATAAGACAACAATGGAATTAGAGTAAACACTAGAAATATGCACAGTGCATCTATTGTAAACTGCATCTATTTTGATAAGTTATAAATTGTTTAATTCCCTTGTTCTTGCTCGTCAGTTGTGAGACTTTGCAgcttttgtttgtcttatgtGATAACAATCTGAGTATTCTTGTGTTTTGGagtgttggtcagacaaaaggAGGAAATTGATGAGGTCAACTTGGGCATTTAAGAAATTCTGGACATTTCTGACCACTTGAGGCCAAATGATTCATCACAAAAGTAACTGACAAATAATTGTAATGACAATAACAGTCAGTTGCAAAcctaattctttttttatttgcaacaCATTATGTTACAAGTTTTCTGTTCTTTGTTAAACCACTAATTCACTTCAGTGTCTTGTGTGTAAAAGACATACAGAATTGTCACTGACATAGGACATTATGAGTGTTTGGCTGCTGAAGATTTTACTGTACATTTCTCTATTGCTGTAAACTATTAGTCGGTTGGTCGATTGGTTAGTTGATATGCTCTTGTCCggccaaattctcattggttgtACAGTCGCTGGTGTTGTGTATCCACCAAAGCCTTTCTTTTCCAAGCTAAAAACAGCAGTTGTTGTGGTTTAACACTTGTATGTATTCTCTGTTATAATAAAGACTTTCTTTGGTTGAATACATGCCTGTATTCCTCTATGTAATGTCCGAGGAGCCTGAAGGCATCACAGCTTCCCTTTTCCTCCTGACCGACCAACCAATCACACTGCGCTACACCTCCTTCGCCCCGCCCCTAGCCATGCCCCCTGCGCCATAAATGGGCGGGGCCTGAGCAATGAGGTAATCGGGGTAAACAGTAAAGATGGCGACGTCTGTAGCCGGAGAGGGGCAACAAAGTCTAAATGGGATTATTTCCGAGCCTCAGACTAAGAAACTGACCGACCTGCCGACTGAGTTGCTCGAACACATCCTGTGCTTCCCCGTCCTCAAACATGTCGACATTTGTAACGTCTCCTGCTGCTGTAAGCGGCTACACGACGTTTGCCACGGAAGAGGGAAGGTCTGGGGACACCAGTACAAACTCAGGTGCTGTGGGCTTTTATGTGGTATTTCGTCGGAGTTGCGGCTTGTGGTGGCTTTTCACCATTATCTGCCGAAACGAGTCTCCCGTGTCTTTATTATATGTGTCGCTAGGAGCCATAAATCGTTCAACGTCTACTTCAATGTGGCTCCGTTAACTGCGAGCTCACAGGCACCCGTCAGCCGTTGACATTCTGCTGATGCACCAAATTCATCATCACGTCAGGCCAGTCTCAAGCTTATACTCTGCAGACAGCTGTGAAGCGTGTAAATCTCAACCTGAAAATCTTCCACAAGTTGCAGCCAATTCTCATTTTCATCCAGATCAGCTAAAAATGAGTTTGTGTGACCTTGAATGTTACATGCTGCCTGTGAACTGCAGGACAGTGCAGCTCATGCCAAAAGCTGAGCCCTCCTCCGGACTCACTTGGCTGTTGCTCTGCTGTTTGCTTTTCTGTgtgcaaagagagaaaaaaaaccacTGCAGCAGGGTGATAAATGATTTCATAGACGTGTCATTCACTGCTTGAGGCAAGACACTGATAAATTAATTCTGAGCATGCCCCAAAGTGTCACTGAAATAACAGTTTTACTGCCTTCATCAACAGATGGCCCAGGCTGCAGAGGTATTACCGTCAGAATGAGTGCTGTGACTGGCTCAGAGAATACAAAACACGCCACAGAGTTGGGATACAAATACGAAGGACCGTGGAATCAATCTCAAAGAGGTTCTTCACTGAAGTTGTAAGTAATCCATTTGTAATCAAGCATACATCATCATTATTACTATGTTACATTAGATTatgctttaaaggtccagtgtgtaagattaagggggatttagtggcatcttgtgGTGAGGATTGgcaattgcaaccagctgaaacttctcccagttagaattccttcagtgttcattgttcaggaaatTTTAATCAGGCGCttaattatccacagaggtctctctctctttccataACAAACGAagcaggtgattaaaactggtaaaaacactgaataaagcagtttcatgttacaaatcagtgtttctctgacgctgtttggcatgACAGAGTTGGGCCGCTAGTCCCAAGACCTGCTAATGTGTACTcaccctttttctctgataacttaagcccgtttccaccaaacagttttggtatggtacctctggaaccaaaagtaacccttcagacatggtacctagaccctagctcCGCTCAGCGTCTCCATTGtaaacagtactctttcatgtgggcggggctgttgtcactcactgctccgtccagcactcactgtatttcctcctttatcagtctgcacctcgtttatcgtctacagaacgaggctgcaggccgacattttcagaacaaaataaaacagtctctctccatgggatatttaaaaatagcagctttgtgcatttagtccttctcaggcaagctcaggggtttagtgtcaCATGAATTGGATTTAGtattttctccaagtgaggaatagaatatatgcagttcacattatccagttgaaattaatatatataaatgcttgaagatccactcattactaaaagtatatgtcatccaagagagacaataaaaactaaagtaatggtcaaagttgtcacagtgaaatttaaggtgtgttgatggattcatgtcgtcaactctgagtatcattacaagtaaacgctccaccttaaaagtcgccggcagtcggcccagtgaattaagttatttttactcagactccagctgctgtgagaggcagcacaacatcttttcattttatagttacagtttactaataaaactctccagagtatgaacagtggttacatgagcctcaaaaccagacacacagTGGAAAGAGAAGAAAGCGTACTTAACTGTACCGTACTTGTGGAAACGGGGCCTTAACATGTGCTCATCTCATTTCTggtccagacgttcaggagccAAAtaatccgcagaggtctcttcctctccaaaataaatgtaggTGGTGATTTAAATTGttaacaacactgaataaagcagcttcacattCATTTTTTCTTGTCAGtgaaacaaatgtaaatggctttatctaaagccagtgtttggtttgtccgttctgggttactgtagaaacatgtcagtgcaacatggcgatcacCATAGACAGGGACCTGCTCCTTTTGTAGATATagacagctcattctaaggtaacgaaaacacaaagattgttattttcaggtgattgtacactgaagaaaacagaaagaaggaaacccagtatatccccctaaatcatacacactggacctctaaaTAGATAaagcaaaatgtaaaatgcattcAGTTGGATCTGTAAAATCTGCAAATTTTCCTTTATAGATGCATTTTGAAAAATcattatgtgtttatgtgaatTGGCtggccttttgtgtgtgtggtctgtgtgtgtgtgggcgcaTGTTGGTGCAAGACAAACCGAGCTTTCTATGTTCCACACTAACCCAGAGATCTGTAACTCAGCCTTGCGTTGGCCAGGTGCTGGGAGACAGCTTTGCAGAGATCGAGTCACTCGGGATGCCGGAGCACTTCTGCGAAGACGAGCTCCTCTTCATCCTGAACTCTGACAAGAGGTGAGAGCGGCAGTGTGCGCACACAGTAAAACCTCCACACTTGCCACACTCTGCATTTTGCAATCATTAATGGGTTTGCGTGTTGATGTTGTTAATCCTCTTTGATTATGAAAGCTCTTGTTGTGTTGCACACTCCCGCCCTCCGGCCGTTAATGTGTCTCTCTTCCGTTTTGCGTCCATCGTCAGGAAAAGCTTGACCTTGAAGTACTATGCAAAGAAAATCCTTTACTTCCTGCGACAACAGAACATCCTGAGGAGTTTGAAGACCTTCTTGGAGCAGCCTGTGGCGCAGCAGTCGGCTTTAGAGGGTGAGGCGTGACTACATGTCATACAACTCAAGCTGAACCTGTATGTCTTGGTTACTTTGTGTTTAGCACCATAACTGCTTCACACGTCAgcattttgacatttaatttgtgtttcCTCTGTGCTTTAATCACTGGGTGTGATAATGGAAAGTGATCTGAAATCAAGCAGATAAACTTTGATTAAAAGATCTAGCTTTCCTAATGAGGCTGTTATCAAAGGTCAAGTCCTTTTTATCTTGTAGTgattttaaaagcattaaaaatcCTTTGATTTCGACCCGACCAGACTGCTGTAATGCTCTGTATGCTGCTGTTAGCCAGGCCTCCCTCTCACACTTGCAGTTGGTCCAGAAAGCTGCAGCTTGCCTtttaacagaaacacacaagcaAAAGTACATTTCCTCCACACCCGCCTCCCTTCACtggctccccgtgtgttttaggattgattttaagatttcatTGTTTACCTACAAAttattaaaggttcagtgtgtaagatttagggggatttagtggcacctagtggtgaggattgcagattgcagccagctgaaacgtccttcagtgttcattgggTGCGTTCCGAATagcatacttttttttatttatttttttttacttttagtaggtactgcagcggCTCTGAAAAAGTACATACcattgcatgcagtatgcacataacagcctgaactttgaccctcttactTTAATATCtattaccttggagataaaagaaaaagccaCTTACTGAGTTCGCCAGAGACGGAGATCAAcccagagagctctgctgtttttataagtgtacagattgtagattctaatATATTATATTCGCGACAGTGAAATTAAATCCGTAgttttctgtcattgttatttttatagttatgtcctgttgttgtttgtaatatttacgattgttttgttcacttaaacaatcaatattcctGTTATTACTATTCGACTGGTCGTCAGTTGcttgaatgtgctgtcatccatcattgctacgtctgacagctgtcaatcagctgtcatctgtttgcagctcagtcgaTGTGGTGTATCgtccgctgtgcagaggattgtgggtcagaatagccagaaaagcatgctggcttgcatacagCTAAATCCGAACTGATGTAGTaaaacatcctggtatttttggcgtactgtttttgacatactatgtattgggacatacttaATCTTTTTCTGGCGTACTATATAGTATGGGGATTGGAACGCACAGATTGTGCacaccaggagccaaattatctgcgaaggtctcctcctccccaaaacaaatggacctgctGAGTTAGAcgagtaaaaacactgaaaaaagcagtttcacctcacaaatcagtgtttttccgacgCTGCTTGTCGCAAATTGGCTTCGAACCacggtggctgacacaaaaatgtgattggctgtatctagagtcagtgtttggttcgTCCTCTCTGGggtactgtaaaaacatggcggtgcaacattgCGATCTCCTCaaatgaggacccgctccctttgtagatataaactgctcattctaaggtaacacaagtacttattatattatatttctcctactatatccccctaaatccttcacactggacctttaaatgggCTTATGCAACCTTTCTCTCAAACGTTTATGACCATGTGTCGCTACAAGGTcactcaggtcagctgaccagTGTATCCTTGTTGTTTCAAGAGCAAGGTTGAAGCACAGGGGAGGTTGCATCCTTTCAGCTGTAGCCCCCAAATCTGTAACAAGTTTCCTCTACATGTTGGGCTGGCCcctacacttcctgttttaaaatCCTGTTGTAAAACACATCTCACTCACTCCCTATGAGCGTTGCCTTTCTATATTGTCGTCCATTTGTCTTTTAAAGtgtgttgtatttattgtttttgctATATTTTTGAGACGGGACAGCATTTTTGtcaacagttgttgttttttattgtactttataaatacatttggatTGGATTTTATATTTGAAGTTAATACAAGCAGCTTTACATCATGGCTTACCTCTCTTGGTCTTGTCTGCCTCTCCAGGTGCTGTACTGGTGGATCAGTATTGTAACCCACTGGCTGATGTGACATTGAACAGCGTATCTGCCCAGCTGGATGAGATAACGGAAAAAGTCAAGAAGATGCTGAGAATCAAGAATCCCTCTCACCCCAGCCTGCGTATCGCCCAAGGTGGGCTTTCAACACCAGCAATGCTCAGAATGAAAAGTTgcctttttaaagtttttgttattgttttgttttcccaaaATGCATCAGCACTAGACTCTTAAAGCCTGAAGGCATGGGAATCTGTTCCCAGTACACTTTGAAAAAATCAATACCAGTATCTTTGGGTAAACATGTCAGCTGCACgagacccttttttttttttttttttgtactttcagCCAAAGTTCTTATGAAGTTTCATTTCTTGTGTGTGTCGTAGGCAACTGCTTTGTCGTAGAGGACTTTGAGCTCCAGAGGCAGGTGGTGTGCGCCCTGAACTCTGTCCTGTACGAGCAGCTCACATACAAAGGCAACGAGTTCGACTACTACAACCCTCTCAACTCTTACATCCACCAGGTAGATCTTATATAAACAATGTGTTGTCACAAGTCACAAGCTTCAACTACAGTTTGATTCAACTGACTGGGCTGTCTTGTTTTCCTTCAGGTGCTACTACGCCGTACAGGCATTCCCATAAGCCTCTCTGTCCTCTACATGACATTAGCCCGGAAGCTGGGTGTTCAGCTGGAACCTGTCAACTTTCCCAATCACTTCCTGCTGCGCTGGTGCCAAAAACCAAGAGGGTATGTTTTGAAATGATATCTCTAAGAACATCCAGAGAAACATCTTTCAACAGTTTGAAATAAATTAGCTGGCTTCGTGGTATCACTTTCATTTATTGGTGAAAATCTTGATATTGATTTGGGGACAATGCTGAGGCCATGgctagtctttttttttaacatactgtctaattatatttactgtttgtGAACCGTACGCAATGTTATTGACTTTGAATCTTGCTAGCATAACGTTAGCTTTCTGGCTCATAGCTGAGCCCAAGGACTCTATGAGCTGAGCGGACTAGAAATATCTCACAATGCTAAGTCGAATCTAAGGTGTAGTAAATAACATTTCAATTGCATAAGAACTTGATGGGATGGTTATGATTGTTCCAGGCATTAGTCAAACCCCAAACTGAGTTATGGTTTGTGAAAAActtaagattttgaatgcaaaaCTTTTGAAAATAAGGATAAATggtctgaattttttttttcattggcaAGTGACCACAGTAAGTTGGCTAATGCCCTTCAAGGTGTCTTCATTTGGGAATTAATGGACTCCACCGAAGCAACTGTCCGACGCATCGTCCATTAATTCCTGGTAATGGACTCCTCAATGGGCATTATCCCTTACTGAAGACAAAATTGTGATGATTGACAG from Epinephelus moara isolate mb chromosome 8, YSFRI_EMoa_1.0, whole genome shotgun sequence includes these protein-coding regions:
- the fbxo21 gene encoding F-box only protein 21 isoform X2, whose protein sequence is MATSVAGEGQQSLNGIISEPQTKKLTDLPTELLEHILCFPVLKHVDICNVSCCCKRLHDVCHGRGKVWGHQYKLRWPRLQRYYRQNECCDWLREYKTRHRVGIQIRRTVESISKRFFTEVVLGDSFAEIESLGMPEHFCEDELLFILNSDKRKSLTLKYYAKKILYFLRQQNILRSLKTFLEQPVAQQSALEGAVLVDQYCNPLADVTLNSVSAQLDEITEKVKKMLRIKNPSHPSLRIAQGNCFVVEDFELQRQVVCALNSVLYEQLTYKGNEFDYYNPLNSYIHQVLLRRTGIPISLSVLYMTLARKLGVQLEPVNFPNHFLLRWCQKPRGSEDIYDFVYIDAFGKGKQLTAKECEYLIGHQVTADYYSAISTTEVLLRMVGNLLNIGKRGEGNEKSYQLLRDSLDLYLTINPDNVQYLLLQARLYFHLGIWPEKVLDILQHIQALDPSQHGAVGYLVQHTLEHIQHKKHPVTPEVKKRSAPEHLEVQYSVGLIMKHKRSGYNCVIYGWDPKCTMSQEWITTMRVHQLSNGANQPFYNVLVQDGTCRYAAQENLEPHSAPLEIGHPEVGRYFSEFADTHYVANEELQTRYPEDMVETLGTVQELYHRLTPGSGNQEQAPATDQSNHQAMPM
- the fbxo21 gene encoding F-box only protein 21 isoform X1; translated protein: MATSVAGEGQQSLNGIISEPQTKKLTDLPTELLEHILCFPVLKHVDICNVSCCCKRLHDVCHGRGKVWGHQYKLRWPRLQRYYRQNECCDWLREYKTRHRVGIQIRRTVESISKRFFTEVPCVGQVLGDSFAEIESLGMPEHFCEDELLFILNSDKRKSLTLKYYAKKILYFLRQQNILRSLKTFLEQPVAQQSALEGAVLVDQYCNPLADVTLNSVSAQLDEITEKVKKMLRIKNPSHPSLRIAQGNCFVVEDFELQRQVVCALNSVLYEQLTYKGNEFDYYNPLNSYIHQVLLRRTGIPISLSVLYMTLARKLGVQLEPVNFPNHFLLRWCQKPRGSEDIYDFVYIDAFGKGKQLTAKECEYLIGHQVTADYYSAISTTEVLLRMVGNLLNIGKRGEGNEKSYQLLRDSLDLYLTINPDNVQYLLLQARLYFHLGIWPEKVLDILQHIQALDPSQHGAVGYLVQHTLEHIQHKKHPVTPEVKKRSAPEHLEVQYSVGLIMKHKRSGYNCVIYGWDPKCTMSQEWITTMRVHQLSNGANQPFYNVLVQDGTCRYAAQENLEPHSAPLEIGHPEVGRYFSEFADTHYVANEELQTRYPEDMVETLGTVQELYHRLTPGSGNQEQAPATDQSNHQAMPM